ACCAGATTTCGGTGCCCGGATACGGCGTGTTCACGCTGATATTCACGATCTCCGGAATCTCCAGGCACCATTGCCGGATCGTTTCGAAGCGGTCGTGATCCCAGTCGGGATCGGCGATCAGATTGACGGCGACCGTGATGCCCAGCGAGCGCGCAAACGCGAGCGCCTCGAAGTTCTTGTCGAGATTGACGCGCTTGCGAAACGCCTTGAGACCTTCGGCGTCGATCGCTTCGAGCCCGATGAACATGTACTGGAGACCGAGCTTGCGCCAGTACTCGAACACTTCCTTGTTACGCAGCAGCACGTCGCCGCGCGTTTCGAGGTAGTACTTCTTGTGGATGCCGCGCCGTTCCACTTCGCGGCCGATCGCCATGCCGTGATCGGCGTGAACGAAGGCGACATCGTCGACGATAAACACGCCCGGCTCACGGATCGACGCCAGTTCTTCGGCGACGACTTCGGGACTGCGCGAACGATAGCTGCGTCCATAGAATGTCCACGCGCTGCAGAACGTGCAGTCCCACGGACAGCCGCGCGCGAATTCGATCGATGCGCACGGATCCAGCACGCCGATGAAGTATTTGCGCCGATGCCGCAGCAGATCGCGCGCGGGACGAATCTGATCGAGGCTTTCTGCAAAACCGGGCGGCGGACCTTCGCCGTCGCGCGTGACGACGCCGGGAATGCGCAGCAGATTCTCTTTGCCTGCAATCGCCGCGAGCAGCTCGACGATCTTCGCTTCGCCTTCGCCCTTCATCACGCAATCGATCGCGCCGTCCGCGTGTCTCAGCATGTCGACTGCCGTGAACGACGCGCTATGTCCGCCGACGAACACGAAGCAGCCCGGCAATTGCGCCTTGATCGCCTTCGACAGATCGATGATTTCGGGAATGTTGGCGAGATAGTTGCCGGAGAAACACACGACGTCAGGCCGGCATGTTCGGACGAGATTGTGCAGAGCGCGATGGGATTCGACCTGCAGGTCGATCAGGCGGATATCGTGGCCGGCTTCGCGTATCACGGCGGCGACGGTTTCGAGTCCGAGCGGCTCGAGCCGCAGATACACGCGCGTGTACATCAGGCCACTTGGGTGAACAGCGAGCACCTTCATGAGATCTCCTTGCGTCCGAAGGGCGCGCTCGCGTGGCTACACGCGGCGTGCCGGGCTTTCGTGCTGGTATCCCTGGTACGGTTCGACTGCTGAGCCTGTGCGTCCTGCCGGACCTCACCGCGATGGGCTCGATCCGATTCTACTTGTCATCGGATGGACTTGCTCACGGGCGGGCGCATGACGCAAAGGTGAGAGTTTTCGGGAGACATTGAAGTGGCGCGCGAGGGCGTGTCGCCGCGCCGCAGCATGTCGGCAGACGAAGGCGGAACGCGCTTACCGCGCAGGATGTCGCCAGTCGTCCCAGCGGTCGCGAATGCGCAGCGCGATGCGCTTCCACGGCGGATCGGCGAACAGGATCAGTGCGCCGAGCGCGAGGCATCCGCAGACGAGAAACGTGCCGCGATAGCCGAGTCCTGCAACCAGCACGCCCGACAGCACGCCCGACAAAATCGAGCCGACGCGCGACGCGTTGAAGAACAGTGCCGTCGCCGCGCCCGGTGAACGTGGCATCAGATCCTGCATGTACGTCATGCCGAGACACGACGTGACGGCGACGACGAACGCGTTGAACGCCTGCATCGGGATCAGCACATTGATGGTGCCCGACGCCGCGACGGCCACGAAATACACGACGTGCACCGCTGCGCACGCCGCGAGCCAATTCAGCTTGTTCAGCGTCGAGCCGCGTGCGCCGAGCGCGAGCATCATCGGAATTTCGAGGAAGGCGCCGAGGCCGAGCATGATCGACACATCGAGCCGCGTGCCCTTCAGGCCGTGCACGACATAGAGCGGCAACACGATCATCGTCGCGTTCGCGGCGAGGCCGATCAGCGTCAACGCGACGACGGAGCGCCAGATTTGGCGCTGCGTGCCGGGCGCGTGAGGCGGCGAGGGCGGAGGCGGTTCGGCAGGTTCGGTGACCGTCGTTACTTCGAGCGACGAGGCGGGGTCACCAGCGTAATGCGCGGGCGCGCTGTGTGGATCGCCGGCGGGCGACTCGCGCATGCGCCACACGATCACGGCGCACGCCGCGAAGCACGCGGCCGCGAACAGAAAGAGCCCGTAATAGCCCGCGCCCGCGAGCACCAGCGCGCCGACGGATGGCCCGAACACCCACGCCATCGACAGGACCGTGCGCAGCGTCGCCAGCGCAAATGAGCGCTCGGCTTCGTCGTGCACAGGCAGTGCCGAGCGTCCGAACGAAAACACCAGCGACATCGCCGAGCCGCCCGCGCCGAGAAACGCGACGCCGATTGCGAGCAGCGCCGGATAGTTGCGCACGAAACAGAGCAGCAAAAAGCCGAGCGCCGCGGCGATCAATGCCGCCAGCAAGAGTCCGCGATGATGTCCGTGTTTATCGGACCATTTGCCCGCCCACGCACTCGCGACCACACCGCTCGCCGCGATCAGCGTCATGAATAGACCGAGCTGCAACGGCGACATGCCCGCCTGCTCGACGCCGAACAGCGACAGATACGGCGCGGTGAACGACATCGCGATGCCCAGCATCAGCGTCGCGCTGGCAAGCGGCGTGAAGGAATGAATGCGCGTGAGACTGGCGAAGCGGGAGTTCATCGAGGGCGCGTGTTCGAACTGTGGGATGCGTGCTCGGATGAAAAGCAGCGCACGCAGCAGGCATTGTCGAACGCAATGCGCATTGCGCGCAACGCAGTTTCGTCATGTTGTGCAAAGAATGCTCGACGCATTCACGAAAACGCGAGAAGCCCGCTTCGCGTCAAGGACAAGCGGAGCGCGATGGCGCGAAACGCTTAGACTGCAGGGCACATTACGTTGGATATGTTGACCATGACGACGCTCAAAGACTCGATCGAATCCTACATATTGGCGAAGGACGGCAACCGTCCGCATCTGCTGACGGATGCATTCGCACTCGATGCTTCGCTGGCGATGACCGTGAAGACGAACGCAATCGCGTTTCCGCAAGAGACGCAGGGACGTGATGCGATTGCATCGGTATTGGTGAGCGATTTCGCGCTGAAGTACGAGAACGTGTACACGTTTTGCGTCGGCGCTATACCGGCCGAAGATCAGCGCGCATTCTCGTGCGACTGGCTCGTTTGCATGACCGAGAAGGCGACGGGCGCGGCGCGCGTCGGTTATGGGCGATATGACTGGACAGCTGATGAACAAACGTCGCACGTAGCGCGTTTGCACATCACGATCGAAGAGATGGACACGCTGCCCGCCACATCCGCCGACAGCATATTGCGTTGGGCGAGCCGCTTGCCGTATCCGTGGTGCGAGCGCGCTGTGCTAAACAACGACGCGCCGGACAACGCCACCGTCCAGCGCATCATCGCTCAATTGACGCGCTGATCAACGCACCAGCTGATCGCCTTCGAGCGCGGCTTTCGCGCCATACGTCCACGCATGATTGCGCGTGCCGTGGCCGATCGGAAAGCCTGCGTAAATCGGCACGTCATACGGTTTCAACAGATTGACGAGCATGTCGTGCAGCGTGAAGTCCGCGTTTTCAGGCAGCGGACAGCGGATGAAATCGCCGAGCACGAACGCGCGCGCGCCGTCGAACACGCCCGCTTCGCGCAACTGCATGACATTGCGATCAATGCGGTAAGCAAGCTCGGTCACGTCTTCGAGCAGCACGATCGCGCCGTCGCAACTCGCCTGCCACTGCGTGCCGGAAATACTCGCGAGCGTCGTAATGTTGCCACCCGCAAGGTGTCCTTCGACGCGGCTCATATCCTTTGAAGGACGATACAAAAGCTGCAGCGGCACAGGCGCCGCGCGCTCCTCGCGCAACTCGGCGAGCATGCTTTCGCGCGATGCATCGTCGTGTTTCGTCGCGAGTCCGTTCAACGTCGGACCGTGGATCACACGCACATTGGGCATGCCATGCAGCGCGCTGAAGAGCGCAGTCGCATCGGAAAAGCCCACTAAAGTCTTCGCGCAAGGCACCGATTCCGGCACCGCGCGCAACGTGTAGATGCTGCCGTAACCGCCGCGCGCCACCCACACGATATCGACGGAAGGATCGGTCAATGCGCGATGCAGATCGGCGGCACGGTCTTCATGTTTGCCCGCGTGATAGCGATAGCGGTCGCGCACGTGCGCGCCGACCTGCACGCGCAGGCCCCAGCTTTCGAGCAGCGCAATGCTCTGCTCGACATGCGTCATATCCGGCACGCCCGCCGGCGCGACGACTGCAACCGTCTTGCCGTCGAGCTTCATGCGCCCGCCTTCTTCGCGAGCAGCGCGGCCGTGTCGGGCGCGCCCATGCGGCTCGCGGCATCGGCGGCCGACACGCCGTTCGCGTCGCGCGCGTGCGGGTCCGCGCCATGCGCGAGCAGCAGTTCGACCATTTCGGTGCGATTGAACATCGCGGCGATCATCAGCGCCGTGCGTCCATCCGGCGATGCGCCTTCGACATCCGCGCCATGCGCGAGCAAGGTCTGGACGACATCCTTGAAGCCTTTGAACGCCGCGCCCGCGATGGGCGTCTGCCCGTTGTCGTTACGCAGGTTCGGGTCCGCGCCGCGTTCAAGCAGCACGCGCACGGCGTCGGCGTGGCCGTGGTACGCGGCGAGCATCACGAGGCTGTCGCCTTTCTCGTTGCGCAGATTCGGCGGCGCACCTTTTTCGATGACGGCCGCGAGCATGTTCGCTTCGCCGCGCCGGGCTGCGTCGAAAATTTCGCGCGCCACTTCGAGCAAATCAGGATCGATGTCTTCGGGGCTGCGCTTGTCGTCTGTCATGAAGCTTCTCCGCTGTCGAACGATATTCGCCGTGTGCACGGCGCGTCGGGTACAGCAGAGGATACAGGCAATGCATGGCTGACGCTGCGCTCGCCCAGGATGCGCAGGACGCTCACGGGACAGCCGTGAACGGAGAGGAAAATCGACTGGAAGCGCTCAGTCAGGCGCTTCGGAAACCACAATGGTGAGCGTTTTCGGGAGAAGAAAGCGCCCGGCAATTACGCCTGCTTGCGCATCGTCGGCTGGATGTCGCCGTTGGCCATGATGCGGTCGAGCCGCGCGCTCGCGTCCGTCAGCGCGCTAAGCGGCGCGCGCTGCAATTGCGCGTCGTAGGTACTGACGATGTGCGAAAACAACTCGACATGCGCGTCGTCGAGACGCCAGTCGTCGCTCGTACGGCCGCGATCGAAGGTGATGGCGAGCGCCTGATCTGCGGTGCGCAGCTGATCGTAGGTCATCTCACCGTAGCCGAGATCGCACAGGAAGCCGGTCAGCAGCATCGTCTGCGTGAGTGTTTGCGCAGCGCTCATGCTGCCGGCGCCGCGCCGCAGCGCGTCGAGTGCGATATGCACGGGCAGGATCAGCTCGACGGCCATGCTGCGCGGGATCGGCAGCAACAATGCCTTGGCCTGCCGCGCGCGCGCTGACTGATTGCTGCCGGGAAACGGAATGGTCTTGGCCATGTCGCTCGAGAAAAATTGGGAATGCTCTAGCGATAACGGCGCAAGCCGGAAAAGATTAAGGGCTGATTTGGGTAAACCGCAAACGTTTGTCGACGATCGGAAAGTTACAGGTGCTTGAAATAGAAGGTCGTGCCGCAAAACGATCCATCCGGCATCAACGCGTAATTGGGCACCGCGCCGACGCGCTGCCAGCCCGCGCGTGCGTAGACGCGCTCGGCGTCGCCACCCGTCACGGTGTCGAGCACGAGCACGGTTTTGCCTTCGTCGCGGGCCACGGCATCGGCGGCTGCCATCAACTGTTGGGCGACGCCGCGCCGGCGCGCGCGACGATGCACGAGCATCTTCGCGACATCGGCGCGATGCGGCTGGTTGTCGGGTTGCGCGAGCACCAGTTGAACCGTGCCGGCGATGCAGCCGTCCGCGTCTTCCGCGACGAGCAGCGCGCGTTCGCCGCTTTCCACGGCGCTTGCCACCATCTGCCAGAAAGCAACCGCTTTGGTGCGTTCGAGCGGCCACATGAAGCTCACCGATGCGCCGCCCGCGACGCAATCGATCAGCACATCGGCAAGACCGTCGATGCTTTGCGCGGCTTCGTGCGCGGCGAGCCGTCTTACGCGGATCGTTTCCGTCATGTGTTTCTCCGTAAAGGTGAGGGCGGCAGCGTGGTCAGCGCCACCAGATAGCGCGCCGGTTTGCGCGTCGGGTTCCGATACACGACCGGGCAATCGAGCCGCATCGTCACGCAATCGCCCGCTTCGAGCCGCCAGGTTTCGTCGCCCGCGCTGATTTCCATCGCGCCTTCGATCAGCCATATCTGCTGATGGATCTCGGCGTCGCGGGCGCCCGTCTCGTAGGCGACACGCTGCCCGGCAGGAAAGTGAACCTCCACTAACTGAAGCGGCGACGGCTGCGCGGGCGACAGGTTGCGCCGCGTGTAGCCCGATTCGGGATCGGTCCAGACAGCCTGCGTCGCGGCGCGCGCGACGGGCGAGGGCGCCTGTTCGGACGGCGCGGGCGCCTCGAACAACGACGCGAGCGTGACGCCGAGCGCGGTGGCGAGTTTGTCGAGCACGGCTGCCGTCGGACTGCTCTGCGCGCGCTCGATCAGCGAGATATTCGAGCGGCTCACGCCGCTGCGTTCGGCGAGCGCTTCCAGCGACAGGCCGTGGCCGTCGCGCAGTTCGCGCACGCGGCGCGCAATCAGCGAGTTGATGTCCATGAAATCCATAATACTGGATCAAAATTCCAGTATGGTGGATAGAGGTGCGTCGCGTCACATTCGAATGGGAGAGTGCAAACGGCTTCGGGCACAATGCCCGGACGTCCCGACTTCCTGAACCACGCGAACCCAGCGAACCCGAACGATGAGCCGTCGCCAAGCCGTCTCAAGTCAGCCGCCTAGCAGGTCGATCGGTCGAACCGTCGGCCTTGCCGCGCTCGTGCTGGCGGGCATCGTGGTCGCGTTGCTGTGCGCGGCGCTGCTCGGCGGCTGGCTGCTGCTGCGCGGCAGCCTCGCGCAACTCGACGGCACGCAGCGCGCGCCGTCGTTGTCGTCGGCGGTGACGATCGAGCGCGACGCGCTCGGCGTGCCGACCATCCACGGCGCGTCGCGCGATGACGTCGCCTACGCGACGGGCTTTCTGCACGCGCAGGATCGCTATCTGCAGATGGACCTGCTGCGGCGCGTCGCGGCGGGCGAGATGTCGGCGCTGGTCGGTCCGAACGCGCTGGAACTGGACCGGCGCAACCGACTGCATCGCTTTCGCGCCCGCGCGCATGCCGCCGTCGAAGCCATGCCCGCCGATCAGCGGCAATTGCTCGAACGCTACACGGCGGGCGTCAATGCCGGGCTGGCCGCGCTGTCGTCGCGTCCGTTCGAATACTGGATGCTGCGCACGCAGCCCGAGCCGTGGCGCGCCGAAGACTCGCTGCTCGTCGTCTACGCGATGTATTTCGATCTGCAATCGTTCGAAACGCGGCGGATTCTCGCGCGCGCCGTGCTGCGCGATCGCGTGCCCGCCGATCTGTACGCGTTCCTGCTGCCCGCCGCGAGCCACTGGGATGCGCCATTCGACAGCGCGTCGACGCCTTCCATCGAGCCCGCGCATATTCCGTCGACGCGCCCCGACTGGCTCGCCGCGCCGAAGCCCGTCAGCACCGCGCATCGCGACGCACAAGAGGACGTGAGCCAGTCGGCGATCGGCAGCAATGGCTGGGTCGTCAACGGCGCGCACAGCGCGCATGGCGGCGCGATTCTCGCGAGCGACATGCACCTCGGCCTTTCGCTGCCGAACATCTGGTATCGCGTGTCGCTGATGTGGCCTGCGAGCGACGGCCAGCCGATGCACGCGCTGACGGGCGTCAGCCTGCCCGGCGCGCCGCTCGTCATCGCGGGCAGCAACGGCAAGATCGCGTGGGGCTTCACGAACAGCTATGGCCGTTACATCGACCTGATCGAGCTGCATCGCAATTCCGCCGATCCGTTGCAATACCGCGCGCCCGATGGCAAGTGGACACGCGCTACCGTTTATCACGAACGCATCGATGTAAAGGGCGGCGCGAGCGTCGATTTTCCTGTCGCCGAAACACGCTGGGGACCGGAGCTGACGGTCGGCGCGCGCGCATACGCGTTGCGCTGGGTCGCGCACGATCGCGAAGCCGTGAACCTCAATCTGCAAAAACTCGAAGACGCGAAGACGATCGACGAAGCGCTGCACGTCGCGCAAACCAGCGGCCTGCCGACGCAGAACATCATGGTCGCCGACTCGCGCGGCAAGATCGGCTGGACGCTCGCCGGTCCGTTGCCGCAGCGCGATCGCAACGACGTTCAAAGCGGCCCCGACAGCGACGTGCCCTACGACTCGGCGACCTATAAAGGCTGGACGCACTATCTGCCGCCCGAGAAGTATCCGAAGCGTGTCGATCCGCCGCTCGGCCGCTTGTGGACGGCGAACAATCGCGTGGTGATGTCGGGCGACGCCGCGCTGATCGGCGACGCGGGCGCGGACCTCGGCGCGCGCGCCTCGCAGATTCGCGACGATCTGCTCGCCGCGCCGAGTCCCGACGAACACGCGATGCTGTCGATCCAGACCGACGACCGCGCGCAATGGATCGACGCCTGGCGGCGCGTGGCGCTCGAAGCGCTCGACGCAAGCGCGCTCGACGGACATCCGCAGCGCGCGGCGTTCCGTCAGCAACTGGTCGCGTTGAACGGGCGCGCGGATGTCGATGCCGTCGGCTACCGTCTCGTGCGCGGCTTCTTTTTCTCGCTGTACGACGCGTGGTTCGGCAGGCTCGACGCGGACCTCGCGGGCGCGATGCCGGGCGGCGGCAGCAGCAATCCGCCGCTCGGTCTGCGCGTGGCGAATTCGCGTTACGAAGCCGTGATGGAGACGCTCGCCGAGCATCACGCGTGGGTGCCGGAAGGCTTCCGCGACTGGCACTCGTTCGTGCTCGACCGTATCGACCGGACCATCGCGCAGTTGCCGGCCGATACGCCCATCGAAGAAGCGCGCTGGGGCGATCGCAATCGCGCGGCCATCGAGCATCCGTTCGCGCGCATCGTGCCGTCGTGGCTGCCGTGGGTGCGCGGCTGGCTCGGTGCGCCGCATGATCGATTGCCCGGCGATATCAACATGCCGCGCGTGCAGACGCCGAACTTCGGCGCGTCGGAGCGGATGATCGTGTCGCCGGGGCGCGAGCAGAGCGGCATCTTCGAAATGCCGGGCGGACAGTCGGGGCATCCGTTGTCGCCGTACTTTCTCGCCGGCCACGAAGCGTGGGTGCGCGGCGAGAAGACGTCGTTCCTGCCGGGCGCGCCTGTGCATCGGCTGACGCTTGGCCGCGCGGCGCAATGATTCAGTCTTGAAGGAGTGGAGTGACGGTATGGAGAAGGAACGGAG
This genomic interval from Paraburkholderia sabiae contains the following:
- the hpnR gene encoding hopanoid C-3 methylase HpnR, coding for MKVLAVHPSGLMYTRVYLRLEPLGLETVAAVIREAGHDIRLIDLQVESHRALHNLVRTCRPDVVCFSGNYLANIPEIIDLSKAIKAQLPGCFVFVGGHSASFTAVDMLRHADGAIDCVMKGEGEAKIVELLAAIAGKENLLRIPGVVTRDGEGPPPGFAESLDQIRPARDLLRHRRKYFIGVLDPCASIEFARGCPWDCTFCSAWTFYGRSYRSRSPEVVAEELASIREPGVFIVDDVAFVHADHGMAIGREVERRGIHKKYYLETRGDVLLRNKEVFEYWRKLGLQYMFIGLEAIDAEGLKAFRKRVNLDKNFEALAFARSLGITVAVNLIADPDWDHDRFETIRQWCLEIPEIVNISVNTPYPGTEIWLREQRTLTSLDYRLYDIQHAVLPTKLPLPEFYGELVRTQQVLNRKHLGWGALYRAAGEAASLLMRGQTNFVRMLWRFNSVFNPNLQLSDHAREVRYEMTPPPAQRPEQSNVKVLYVHGPMGRKSRKIDDATETFVDESRMGAG
- a CDS encoding sugar efflux transporter, encoding MNSRFASLTRIHSFTPLASATLMLGIAMSFTAPYLSLFGVEQAGMSPLQLGLFMTLIAASGVVASAWAGKWSDKHGHHRGLLLAALIAAALGFLLLCFVRNYPALLAIGVAFLGAGGSAMSLVFSFGRSALPVHDEAERSFALATLRTVLSMAWVFGPSVGALVLAGAGYYGLFLFAAACFAACAVIVWRMRESPAGDPHSAPAHYAGDPASSLEVTTVTEPAEPPPPSPPHAPGTQRQIWRSVVALTLIGLAANATMIVLPLYVVHGLKGTRLDVSIMLGLGAFLEIPMMLALGARGSTLNKLNWLAACAAVHVVYFVAVAASGTINVLIPMQAFNAFVVAVTSCLGMTYMQDLMPRSPGAATALFFNASRVGSILSGVLSGVLVAGLGYRGTFLVCGCLALGALILFADPPWKRIALRIRDRWDDWRHPAR
- a CDS encoding LD-carboxypeptidase; this encodes MKLDGKTVAVVAPAGVPDMTHVEQSIALLESWGLRVQVGAHVRDRYRYHAGKHEDRAADLHRALTDPSVDIVWVARGGYGSIYTLRAVPESVPCAKTLVGFSDATALFSALHGMPNVRVIHGPTLNGLATKHDDASRESMLAELREERAAPVPLQLLYRPSKDMSRVEGHLAGGNITTLASISGTQWQASCDGAIVLLEDVTELAYRIDRNVMQLREAGVFDGARAFVLGDFIRCPLPENADFTLHDMLVNLLKPYDVPIYAGFPIGHGTRNHAWTYGAKAALEGDQLVR
- a CDS encoding ankyrin repeat domain-containing protein, translated to MTDDKRSPEDIDPDLLEVAREIFDAARRGEANMLAAVIEKGAPPNLRNEKGDSLVMLAAYHGHADAVRVLLERGADPNLRNDNGQTPIAGAAFKGFKDVVQTLLAHGADVEGASPDGRTALMIAAMFNRTEMVELLLAHGADPHARDANGVSAADAASRMGAPDTAALLAKKAGA
- a CDS encoding GNAT family N-acetyltransferase gives rise to the protein MTETIRVRRLAAHEAAQSIDGLADVLIDCVAGGASVSFMWPLERTKAVAFWQMVASAVESGERALLVAEDADGCIAGTVQLVLAQPDNQPHRADVAKMLVHRRARRRGVAQQLMAAADAVARDEGKTVLVLDTVTGGDAERVYARAGWQRVGAVPNYALMPDGSFCGTTFYFKHL
- a CDS encoding helix-turn-helix domain-containing protein, translated to MDINSLIARRVRELRDGHGLSLEALAERSGVSRSNISLIERAQSSPTAAVLDKLATALGVTLASLFEAPAPSEQAPSPVARAATQAVWTDPESGYTRRNLSPAQPSPLQLVEVHFPAGQRVAYETGARDAEIHQQIWLIEGAMEISAGDETWRLEAGDCVTMRLDCPVVYRNPTRKPARYLVALTTLPPSPLRRNT
- a CDS encoding penicillin acylase family protein, translating into MSRRQAVSSQPPSRSIGRTVGLAALVLAGIVVALLCAALLGGWLLLRGSLAQLDGTQRAPSLSSAVTIERDALGVPTIHGASRDDVAYATGFLHAQDRYLQMDLLRRVAAGEMSALVGPNALELDRRNRLHRFRARAHAAVEAMPADQRQLLERYTAGVNAGLAALSSRPFEYWMLRTQPEPWRAEDSLLVVYAMYFDLQSFETRRILARAVLRDRVPADLYAFLLPAASHWDAPFDSASTPSIEPAHIPSTRPDWLAAPKPVSTAHRDAQEDVSQSAIGSNGWVVNGAHSAHGGAILASDMHLGLSLPNIWYRVSLMWPASDGQPMHALTGVSLPGAPLVIAGSNGKIAWGFTNSYGRYIDLIELHRNSADPLQYRAPDGKWTRATVYHERIDVKGGASVDFPVAETRWGPELTVGARAYALRWVAHDREAVNLNLQKLEDAKTIDEALHVAQTSGLPTQNIMVADSRGKIGWTLAGPLPQRDRNDVQSGPDSDVPYDSATYKGWTHYLPPEKYPKRVDPPLGRLWTANNRVVMSGDAALIGDAGADLGARASQIRDDLLAAPSPDEHAMLSIQTDDRAQWIDAWRRVALEALDASALDGHPQRAAFRQQLVALNGRADVDAVGYRLVRGFFFSLYDAWFGRLDADLAGAMPGGGSSNPPLGLRVANSRYEAVMETLAEHHAWVPEGFRDWHSFVLDRIDRTIAQLPADTPIEEARWGDRNRAAIEHPFARIVPSWLPWVRGWLGAPHDRLPGDINMPRVQTPNFGASERMIVSPGREQSGIFEMPGGQSGHPLSPYFLAGHEAWVRGEKTSFLPGAPVHRLTLGRAAQ